A section of the Pseudomonas lini genome encodes:
- the ssuD gene encoding FMNH2-dependent alkanesulfonate monooxygenase: MDVFWFLPTHGDGHYLGTTQGARPVTLNYLKQVAQAADSLGYHGVLIPTGRSCEDSWVIASALVPLTERLRYLVAIRPGIISPTVSARMAATLDRLSGGRLLINVVTGGDPDENRGDGSFLDHSERYEVTDEFLKIWRRVLQGESVDFDGKHLRVQNAKALYPPVQKPYPPLYFGGSSEAAHDLAAEQVDVYLTWGEPPAAVAEKLADVRERAARNGRTVKFGIRLHVIVRETAEEAWKAADKLIEHISDETIAAAQNSFSRFDSEGQRRMAALHDGRRDNLEISPNLWAGVGLVRGGAGTALVGDPQQVAARIKEYADLGIESFIFSGYPHLEEAYRFAELVFPLLPEPYASLAGRGVTNLTGPFGEMIANDVLPAKARA; the protein is encoded by the coding sequence TGGGCACCACACAGGGCGCGCGCCCGGTGACCCTCAACTATTTGAAACAAGTGGCCCAGGCCGCAGACAGTCTCGGCTACCACGGCGTGCTGATTCCCACTGGGCGTTCCTGTGAGGATTCGTGGGTGATCGCCTCGGCCCTGGTGCCACTGACCGAACGCCTGCGGTATCTGGTCGCGATTCGTCCGGGGATTATTTCGCCAACGGTCTCGGCGCGAATGGCCGCGACCCTGGATCGACTCTCCGGCGGCCGCTTGCTGATCAACGTGGTGACCGGCGGCGACCCGGACGAAAACCGTGGCGATGGCAGTTTTCTCGATCACAGCGAACGCTACGAAGTCACCGACGAATTCCTGAAGATCTGGCGCCGTGTACTGCAAGGCGAATCGGTGGATTTCGACGGCAAACACCTGCGAGTGCAGAACGCCAAAGCGCTGTATCCACCGGTGCAGAAACCTTATCCGCCGCTGTATTTCGGTGGCTCGTCCGAGGCCGCTCATGACTTGGCCGCCGAGCAGGTCGACGTTTACCTGACGTGGGGCGAACCGCCTGCCGCCGTGGCTGAAAAACTCGCCGATGTTCGAGAGCGCGCGGCGCGAAACGGTCGCACGGTGAAGTTCGGGATTCGCCTGCATGTGATCGTGCGCGAGACGGCCGAAGAGGCCTGGAAAGCTGCGGACAAACTCATCGAGCACATCAGCGACGAAACCATTGCTGCCGCGCAAAACTCGTTCTCACGATTTGATTCCGAAGGCCAGCGACGTATGGCCGCGTTGCATGATGGCCGTCGCGACAACCTGGAAATCTCCCCCAACCTTTGGGCTGGCGTCGGTCTGGTACGCGGCGGTGCCGGGACGGCGCTGGTGGGTGACCCGCAGCAAGTGGCGGCGCGGATCAAGGAGTACGCGGACTTGGGGATCGAGAGTTTCATCTTCTCGGGCTACCCGCATCTCGAAGAGGCTTATCGCTTTGCCGAACTGGTGTTCCCGCTGCTGCCCGAGCCGTATGCCAGCCTGGCCGGGCGTGGCGTCACCAACCTCACCGGGCCGTTTGGCGAAATGATTGCCAATGATGTGCTGCCGGCCAAAGCCAGGGCTTGA
- a CDS encoding acyl-CoA dehydrogenase family protein — MTAKPLSALLSPLQTARQLAAEFALTAVERDERGGTPKAERDALRHSGLLALSIPVQYGGLGASWNETLNIVREFAKVDSSIAHVFGFHHLMLATVRLFARPEQWQPWFEQTARKHWFWGNALNPLDTRTLVKDLGGWREFSGKKSFCSGANDSEMLIASAVDESAGGKLLIAAIPSGRSGITLHNDWNNMGQRQTDSGSATFERVRVEESELLLDPGPLSTPFACLRPLIAQLTFTHMFLGIAEGAFEEARQYTLTETRPWHKSSALDVRQDPYVLGHYGEFWVALEGVRLLVQRAAELLDKAWAKGPTLSAEERGHLATAIATAKVAATRNGLELCSRLFEVTGARSTHASLRLDRHWRNLRTQTLHDPVDYKLHELGDWALNQSLPIPTFYS; from the coding sequence GTGACTGCCAAGCCGCTAAGCGCCCTGTTGTCCCCCTTGCAGACCGCCCGCCAGCTGGCCGCCGAATTTGCCCTGACCGCTGTCGAGCGCGATGAACGCGGTGGTACGCCGAAAGCCGAACGTGATGCCTTGCGCCACAGCGGCCTGCTCGCTTTAAGCATTCCCGTCCAGTACGGCGGCCTCGGCGCCAGCTGGAACGAAACCCTGAACATCGTGCGCGAATTCGCCAAGGTCGACAGTTCGATCGCTCACGTCTTCGGCTTTCACCATCTGATGCTCGCCACCGTGCGCCTGTTCGCCCGGCCCGAACAATGGCAACCGTGGTTTGAACAGACGGCGCGCAAGCACTGGTTCTGGGGCAACGCCCTCAACCCGCTGGACACCCGCACCCTGGTGAAAGACCTCGGAGGCTGGCGTGAGTTTTCCGGCAAGAAGAGCTTCTGCTCCGGCGCCAACGACTCGGAAATGCTGATCGCCTCGGCCGTCGATGAAAGTGCCGGCGGCAAGTTGTTGATCGCCGCGATCCCCAGCGGGCGCAGCGGCATCACGCTGCACAACGACTGGAACAACATGGGTCAGCGCCAGACCGACAGCGGCAGCGCCACGTTTGAACGGGTGCGCGTCGAAGAGTCGGAATTGCTGCTCGACCCCGGTCCGTTGAGCACGCCATTCGCCTGCCTGCGCCCCTTGATCGCCCAGCTGACGTTCACCCATATGTTCCTTGGCATTGCCGAAGGCGCCTTTGAAGAAGCGCGGCAATACACCCTCACCGAAACCCGTCCATGGCATAAATCCAGTGCTCTGGATGTGCGGCAGGATCCTTATGTGCTCGGCCATTACGGCGAATTCTGGGTGGCACTGGAAGGTGTTCGATTGCTGGTGCAACGCGCCGCTGAGTTGCTCGACAAAGCCTGGGCCAAGGGGCCGACTCTGAGCGCCGAGGAACGCGGACATCTGGCCACCGCCATCGCTACCGCCAAGGTCGCAGCGACGCGCAATGGCCTGGAACTCTGTAGCCGTTTGTTCGAAGTGACCGGCGCCCGCTCGACCCACGCCTCACTGCGGCTGGACCGCCATTGGCGCAACTTGCGCACGCAAACCCTGCACGACCCGGTGGATTACAAACTCCATGAACTGGGTGACTGGGCGCTGAACCAGTCCCTGCCGATCCCGACCTTTTATTCATAG
- a CDS encoding sigma-54 interaction domain-containing protein — MQLLTLPPSPALATSIRATAQVFEDPKSQALLAHLQQVAPSEASVLIIGETGTGKELVARHIHNLSARRNRPFVAVNCGAFSESLVEAELFGHEKGAFTGALSAKAGWFEEADGGTLFLDEIGDLPMAIQVKLLRVLQEREVVRLGSRKSIPIDVRVLAATNVQLEKAINAGHFREDLYYRLDVVSLELSPLRERPGDILPLTRHFVEAYSQRLGYGSITISKEAEHKLRSYGWPGNIRELENVIHHTLLICRNGVIERDDLRLSNMRIERQDDYHVSVDDSSEALLDRAFQKLFEEQAGALHEKVEDALLRAAYRFSHYNQVHTAALLGLSRNVTRTRLIKIGELAVNKRRPTENVQGERLMQLSI; from the coding sequence ATGCAACTGCTGACCTTACCGCCCTCGCCCGCGTTGGCCACCTCAATTCGCGCCACGGCACAGGTGTTCGAAGACCCGAAATCCCAGGCCCTGCTGGCGCATTTGCAGCAAGTCGCGCCGAGTGAAGCCAGCGTGCTGATCATCGGCGAAACCGGCACCGGCAAGGAGCTGGTGGCGCGACACATCCACAACCTCAGCGCCCGCCGCAACCGGCCGTTTGTGGCGGTGAACTGCGGTGCATTTTCCGAATCGCTGGTGGAAGCCGAGCTGTTCGGCCATGAAAAAGGCGCCTTCACCGGCGCGCTGAGCGCCAAGGCCGGCTGGTTTGAAGAGGCCGATGGCGGCACCTTGTTCCTCGACGAAATCGGTGATCTGCCGATGGCGATTCAGGTGAAATTGCTGCGAGTGTTGCAGGAGCGCGAAGTGGTGCGCCTGGGTTCGCGCAAGAGCATTCCGATCGATGTGCGCGTACTGGCGGCGACCAACGTGCAACTGGAAAAAGCCATCAATGCCGGGCACTTTCGCGAGGATCTGTATTACCGCCTCGATGTGGTCAGCCTGGAACTGAGCCCGTTGCGCGAACGCCCCGGCGACATCCTGCCGCTGACCCGACATTTCGTCGAAGCCTACAGCCAGCGTTTGGGTTACGGCAGCATCACCATCAGCAAGGAGGCCGAACACAAACTGCGCAGCTACGGTTGGCCGGGCAACATCCGTGAACTGGAAAACGTCATTCACCACACGCTGTTGATCTGCCGCAATGGTGTGATCGAGCGCGATGACTTGCGCCTGTCGAACATGCGCATCGAACGTCAGGACGACTACCACGTCAGCGTCGACGACTCATCGGAAGCCTTGCTCGATCGGGCCTTTCAAAAGCTCTTCGAGGAACAGGCCGGAGCGCTGCACGAGAAAGTCGAAGATGCGCTGTTGCGGGCGGCTTACCGCTTCAGTCATTACAACCAGGTGCACACTGCTGCCCTGCTGGGGTTGAGCCGCAACGTAACCCGCACTCGGCTGATCAAGATCGGCGAACTGGCGGTGAATAAACGCCGGCCTACGGAGAACGTACAGGGTGAGCGTTTGATGCAGTTGTCGATCTAG
- a CDS encoding antibiotic biosynthesis monooxygenase: MHAPAKNRSFTQLIEFEIEPRQQAALVSALSAHTERLAQSYPGFLSASIQASDDGRRVLNYLQWHSREAGEAAFQSVESGEQDFWQLIRAHRAKTVTFGSFQVLHSLALSHDNALHCTLIG; encoded by the coding sequence ATGCACGCGCCAGCGAAAAATCGCAGCTTCACCCAACTGATCGAATTCGAGATTGAACCCCGTCAGCAAGCCGCGCTGGTGTCGGCACTGTCGGCACACACTGAACGTCTGGCCCAGAGCTACCCGGGTTTTCTGAGTGCCAGCATCCAGGCCAGCGACGATGGCCGGCGAGTGCTCAACTACCTGCAATGGCATTCCCGCGAAGCCGGAGAAGCGGCCTTTCAGAGCGTCGAAAGCGGCGAGCAGGATTTCTGGCAGCTGATTCGCGCCCATCGGGCGAAAACCGTGACCTTCGGCTCATTTCAGGTGCTGCACAGCCTGGCGCTTAGTCACGACAACGCGTTGCACTGCACGCTGATCGGCTAG
- the soxR gene encoding redox-sensitive transcriptional activator SoxR, which translates to MITSQNLHKELTVGQVAARSGVAVTALHFYESKGLINSNRNQGNQRRYPREVLRRVALIKVAQSLGIPLAEIGKALKSLPDNRAPTAADWKVLSAQWSRDLDERINQLTLLRDRLNGCIGCGCLSMEACPLRNFGDVLGEQGPGAQLLESAVDRK; encoded by the coding sequence ATGATCACCTCGCAAAACCTGCATAAAGAACTGACCGTCGGCCAAGTGGCTGCCCGCAGTGGCGTGGCGGTCACTGCGCTGCACTTCTATGAATCCAAAGGCCTGATCAATAGCAATCGAAATCAGGGAAACCAGCGGCGTTATCCCCGGGAAGTGTTGCGCCGGGTGGCGCTGATCAAAGTGGCTCAGAGTTTGGGGATTCCGCTGGCGGAGATTGGCAAGGCGTTGAAATCCTTGCCGGATAACCGTGCACCGACGGCGGCGGACTGGAAAGTGTTGTCGGCGCAGTGGAGCCGGGATCTGGATGAGCGGATCAATCAGCTGACCCTGCTGCGGGACAGGCTCAATGGGTGTATCGGGTGTGGATGTTTGTCGATGGAGGCGTGTCCGCTGCGTAACTTTGGTGATGTGCTGGGTGAGCAAGGGCCGGGGGCGCAACTGCTTGAGTCGGCGGTTGATCGGAAATAA
- a CDS encoding VOC family protein: MSVKPIPEGYHSITPYLGIQKAAEAIDFYKKAFGATEVMRLSMPDGGIGHAELRIGDCPIMLGTPCDQGPLSNPDKSPSVGLHLYVNDVDKSFKQAIDAGATQVSEVKDQFYGDRSGTLKDPYGHLWFLATRKEDLTQEQIEQRAKEMFKQG; this comes from the coding sequence ATGAGCGTAAAACCTATTCCAGAGGGTTATCACAGCATCACCCCTTATCTGGGCATTCAGAAAGCTGCCGAAGCCATCGACTTCTACAAGAAAGCCTTTGGCGCCACCGAAGTCATGCGCCTGTCGATGCCCGATGGCGGCATCGGGCACGCCGAGCTGCGTATCGGCGACTGCCCGATCATGCTTGGCACACCCTGCGACCAGGGTCCATTGAGCAACCCGGACAAATCGCCGTCCGTGGGGCTGCATCTGTATGTGAACGATGTGGACAAGTCCTTTAAACAGGCAATCGATGCCGGTGCCACGCAGGTGTCCGAGGTCAAGGATCAGTTTTATGGCGACCGTTCGGGGACTTTGAAGGATCCCTACGGGCATCTGTGGTTTCTGGCCACGCGCAAGGAGGATCTGACTCAGGAGCAGATCGAACAGCGGGCGAAGGAGATGTTTAAACAGGGTTGA
- a CDS encoding PepSY-associated TM helix domain-containing protein: MSKKSRSKLWFLVHSWLALPIWFFVLIVCVTGTLAVVSQEIVWLANPQMRASPPSDDAPRLNYDEIIAAIKKAEPQTLVEGISRPDESHFALDVDVSYPDGRSVTVYVNPYSGVIQGTAPQFNFKAFTRALHGWWLVPFTNGYSWGWYLVSFLALPMLASLVTGLVVYKRFWKGFFRPTLRIRHGARIFWGDFHRLSGIWSIWFIAVISITGVWFLIKAILFDNQISITTEPVVSVVSRESVPLTITGKPAPMINLEQAIKVAQEQIPGLDASFVTLPSNAYSHLSVGGRSWYPLMFQTAEVNPYNGDIASTRLLSDRTGLEFVTESMRPLHTGDFGGIWIKLIWFFFGLLLSMMILSGLLIWTKRTALATANAFKRSNKTPRPVSRPQTVMNQQTPEGNL; this comes from the coding sequence ATGTCGAAGAAATCCCGCTCAAAACTCTGGTTTCTGGTCCATAGCTGGCTGGCGCTGCCCATCTGGTTCTTTGTATTGATCGTCTGTGTGACCGGCACGCTGGCGGTGGTCAGTCAGGAGATCGTCTGGCTCGCCAATCCGCAAATGCGTGCCAGCCCGCCTTCGGACGATGCGCCGCGGCTCAATTATGACGAGATCATCGCCGCCATCAAAAAGGCCGAACCCCAGACGCTGGTCGAGGGTATCAGTCGCCCCGACGAGTCGCATTTCGCCCTCGACGTGGACGTCAGTTACCCGGACGGGCGCTCGGTGACGGTCTATGTGAACCCCTATAGCGGGGTGATTCAGGGCACCGCTCCACAATTCAATTTCAAGGCATTCACCCGCGCACTGCATGGCTGGTGGCTGGTGCCGTTCACCAACGGCTACAGCTGGGGCTGGTATCTGGTGTCGTTCCTCGCGCTGCCGATGCTGGCATCGCTGGTGACCGGGCTGGTGGTCTACAAACGGTTCTGGAAAGGCTTTTTTCGACCGACCCTGCGCATTCGTCATGGCGCGCGGATTTTCTGGGGCGACTTTCATCGGCTCAGCGGCATCTGGTCGATCTGGTTCATTGCGGTGATCTCGATCACTGGTGTCTGGTTCCTGATCAAGGCGATTCTGTTCGACAACCAGATTTCGATTACCACGGAACCGGTGGTGTCGGTCGTCTCGCGAGAAAGCGTGCCGCTGACCATCACCGGAAAGCCGGCCCCGATGATCAATCTGGAACAAGCCATCAAGGTCGCTCAAGAGCAGATCCCCGGACTCGATGCCAGTTTCGTCACCCTGCCGAGCAATGCTTACAGCCATCTTTCGGTCGGCGGTCGCAGCTGGTATCCGCTGATGTTCCAGACGGCCGAGGTCAACCCGTATAACGGCGATATCGCCAGCACACGGTTGCTGAGCGATCGCACCGGCCTGGAGTTCGTGACCGAGTCGATGCGTCCGTTGCACACCGGTGACTTTGGCGGAATCTGGATCAAGCTGATCTGGTTCTTCTTCGGTTTGCTGCTGAGCATGATGATACTCAGCGGGTTGCTGATCTGGACCAAACGCACCGCCCTGGCCACCGCCAACGCATTCAAGCGCAGCAACAAGACCCCGCGCCCGGTGTCGAGACCGCAAACGGTCATGAACCAACAGACTCCGGAGGGCAACCTGTGA
- a CDS encoding thiamine pyrophosphate-binding protein, whose product MSKAITAPQPSRASLLWRKWRFHINIFLLLIPLGFMPKYFADASLFRGDSGLGEREIGEIQVGPWSLQLAELRNEAPRLTGPAGYMKGFNASLCERCRDQVKATYLRIGKPRSLRAAGAIFFGTPYRMGAMLPVPEKTKTDAELWITMEGWDGAMHQASIPLSQASPATLAWLNKQGGKP is encoded by the coding sequence GTGAGCAAAGCTATCACTGCACCGCAGCCTTCCCGGGCGAGCCTGCTCTGGCGCAAATGGCGCTTCCACATCAACATTTTCTTGCTGCTGATCCCGTTGGGCTTCATGCCCAAATACTTTGCCGACGCCTCGCTGTTTCGCGGCGACAGCGGATTGGGGGAGCGGGAAATCGGCGAAATCCAGGTCGGTCCCTGGAGCCTGCAACTGGCCGAACTGCGCAACGAAGCGCCACGATTGACTGGCCCCGCCGGCTACATGAAAGGCTTCAACGCATCGCTGTGCGAACGCTGTCGCGATCAGGTCAAGGCGACTTACCTGCGCATCGGCAAACCCCGCAGCCTGCGCGCGGCCGGGGCGATTTTCTTCGGTACGCCATACCGCATGGGCGCGATGCTGCCAGTGCCTGAAAAGACCAAAACCGACGCCGAGCTGTGGATCACCATGGAAGGCTGGGACGGCGCCATGCATCAAGCGTCCATCCCCCTGAGCCAGGCATCCCCGGCCACTCTCGCATGGCTGAACAAACAAGGAGGCAAACCATGA